A segment of the Echinicola strongylocentroti genome:
ACCATTGGATGGTGTTTCGCTCTGGGCCATCTGTGATGATCAAAGCCGCTACTCCTCCATCATATTTCCAAACACACAGCTCATGTCCACTGTTGGTAATGGGATTATAGGGTGACTTGGTATAAGGGCCAGTGAGTTGGTCGGAGATGGCTACGCCCCACTTGATTTCCCTTCCACCGAAGGTTCTCTTTTCGCCCATTCTTTCCCCTTTATAATAGAGGTAAAATTTTCCTTTGTAATGTAAAAGTGTGGGGTCGTGTACTTTATGACTATCAAAAGACCCTTGTTTGGTCACTTTAAAGCGGGTATCCTCTTCGCCAAGCCACTCACCGTCATCACTAGGTGAGAGTATAGGTGCATCTAACTTTTCGAATGGGCCGTCAGGGCTATCAGAAATTGCCATTCCTACTTGGTTCTTGACCCTATTCACATAGGGGGCTTTTACGGTCTGGTAGACCAAGACATATTTCCCTTCGTGTACCATCACTTGTGGAGTAAATACAGAACGGTCATCATAGGCACCGTCTTCACCTCTGCCCACTGCGAGTCCTTGCTCATCCCAGGTCCAACCGTCAGTGGATGTCGCATACCACACCTCGGATTTGTCCCATGGAAAGACTTTCTTTTCGGGATCACCTGAACCAAAACCATAGGATTTCCCTGACGTTTTGGTATAATAAACATAATAGGTGTCCCCTACTTTGATCAAGTCACTAGGATCCCTTCGGGTGACACCTTCTTCATAGGCAAAATCACCCTTGAGATCCGAATGGGTAAATTCGATAAACCATTCCGGTCCTTGGGCGTAGTTGCGCTCTAGGGCGCGCTTGGATGCCGCACTTAGCTTATCTGTTTTGGGTATGGCCAAATAATCATAGACCGAATCCGGATAATGCTGAAGGGATTGCTCTTCTGATGACTGGTCTTGGGTGGGACTGGATGGTGTACATCCGATGACTGCTGACAATAATACTGCAAGTGGCAGTACAGATTTCATTCTAAACATATTTTTGAGGTTATTAAATTGAGTTTACTTTTATGGATACTTGGCCAAAAACCATGTATCCATTATTTACCAATTGCTATTATTGGCATACTGAACTGGAAACCGGAATGATTTTCTTTCTTTCCTATTCACTGATCTAAAACTCGAACATTACCTCTACTATCCCATAAAAGAACACTAGACAAAAACTGGATAAACCACTATTAAATCCAAATCGGGCTGGATTTTAGCTGACACTTCACTTTTTGAGTACCCAGACCCCAGTTTAAAAGCCAAATTGGTGGTGGGAACGG
Coding sequences within it:
- a CDS encoding glycoside hydrolase family 117 protein; the encoded protein is MKSVLPLAVLLSAVIGCTPSSPTQDQSSEEQSLQHYPDSVYDYLAIPKTDKLSAASKRALERNYAQGPEWFIEFTHSDLKGDFAYEEGVTRRDPSDLIKVGDTYYVYYTKTSGKSYGFGSGDPEKKVFPWDKSEVWYATSTDGWTWDEQGLAVGRGEDGAYDDRSVFTPQVMVHEGKYVLVYQTVKAPYVNRVKNQVGMAISDSPDGPFEKLDAPILSPSDDGEWLGEEDTRFKVTKQGSFDSHKVHDPTLLHYKGKFYLYYKGERMGEKRTFGGREIKWGVAISDQLTGPYTKSPYNPITNSGHELCVWKYDGGVAALIITDGPERNTIQWSPDGINFEIKSHIKGGPEAAGLDQSLDFETGPVAALKWGLTHEYVTGDWQVIKRFDAKKSFNP